ttttattaaaaaataacggtttcccttttaattataagaatcccgttattaaatattaggggggtatttattataaggaccttttttagctttattacgaagcccgctttttaaagcaccttattctctttttttataaaattaatatcgaataagcttaatatatcgtcggtttatattttaataatcttaaattaattacctttatACTCCGCAACTAATAAGCACTggtcgtacgtaaaagtaattattaataattaattaatataaaaatcgtagtaagtagcctattaataagtacccgattctacgagcttatataataacttaagtactataataatcgtactttctaagtacttactagctatttcctttagtaaataggctaggattttctttataagccctatagctaattaggtataggcctaggtaatattatagctctaaatcttatatccctttttctatagcgatattattaatactattattaatcgttagctatagtactatataataagtaattatataagtagcgtcgcctttttaacgtcgccgtacccctaaattacgtatctaaacttctcgtatagctaaagtattcttttccctttaatcttataaactatttataatttaaatatatagaagtttatatatttttctaagttatataaaataaatcaatagacccctcgattataaagagtatttactttgaTAAAATccaatcccttatatagttttctaataattataattatgccttctttacgtagtttaactactagcttaaaatcggctttttttttactatataaaaagtattaattacttcgttattagtaataaactactacgttagggcttactattgtaactttttataatatcttattagtaatattagtacccttttaataatttcttcttccttatcgtttattaatactattacgacgattttgttaaagataatttcttatacctttactacgggttatatagtttcccttagctctttttctttttataagttaaaaattacctcgttaggatttatatagtacggtctaactaccgtaattaatactttaaataactagttataatctctcgtaactatataagagtgctcgttaataaaaattaacttatataacctagcttattattaagtaatttcgcactatacttatatatccgaatttagtaatatatttaaattatcccctatattaggcctattatatatagtaattacctcgttaacttacctttttatacttacctcgcgcaatacctatattacttttttaactacttaggctcgttaacttacgcctagtaatagtaacgaggctaaggtcgtttttaaatatactttaaatattaataacgttaatataagtccgttaagccttataatatcgttataatatttaagtactatctagaggtattcgttattaataaaatccggattttcctttttaataattctaaacgctctttttaactactaatatgccctctctacctttttaatactataatacgctttaataagtataacttttagctatatactataagccgtcgtattattcctaaattctattaatttaaagctagtactagcgtcggttctaatactatctagcggtccttaatatatattaatctagcttttttatagggctacttatactctctttatttataaatcctaaaggaattaccttacttaaaaagatatagctacgttaattatatataatactagccaactatttaaataaaaaatatcaataacgatttcctaattaaaattaagcttattacgcaatttaaacttaaatctgcgtgggctctatatatttatttagtattaataatatacttttattaactactctagcgcccctattttaatattattattacttaattactttaagaagttatatagccttataattaataagtacccaaatctctaatataattttctaagctcactttccgttaagtaattaattaactttatattattaataagctttataaacgcatacccttttattatttaattattttaaaatacttactactagagattttattcctcgtattattaaatataatacctagtcgatctatattttttaaatataagaaaaatagggtattaacggataaaatataaacaattatcgttctaaagtacgtttttacttttattatacttagggtaacgatttctttacctaggccgaaactaatctttataatacccgccgttaatatattaagtattattagcgcgattttttataatacttaaaattacccttttcttctaattaactattataataccctagtatttaagataatcttataaaagtcgtttaagccgtactttttatttacgtagaatacttatacgagcttagtatttaaaaaatctaagtaatataaaaaggacctcTCTAACTActcctaaatatacttagtactatattctttttttttaaatattaaaaaagatagtatcttctctttaattattgaagaaataggctttagccttattaaattcgcccttttagctacttttatatccgttatttaagggacctttttttattatttataaataaaagcctatttattaagaacttccgttactctctattcgtttagcctcgtatatcctctagaagctaataaagtaaaaaaagagtaattaatattattaattttattataatctaatttgttaatatagggggtaagatcttttttattttctaaatctcttataaaaagtatatactttaagccgctactttaattactattactaagttccgtacccctagatctacccttatatataataaggaattagttaaactaacgagggctagttttactatttactaccctcgactttttatactatttatacgatttagtacgcttttccttagaatagttacttaactaatatttttttttttataaatatagtattactttttttattaccttacccataagttaaatctttatttatttaataaatctaggcctccttattaacgagtaccgtatttagcctcttttcctttcttattatatgtttaattaacctaatattattaataaaggccgttatacgcttagaaataagtttagcgtagtattcttattttaatattaaagctaaatcttagccttgagtagagcgtttcgtaatctttaagtaattagtataaggttatttttacctctagtatacgctaaattataatataaaaatatttaactttctacttatttatccccttatttagctaggtttttactagcttattaatttaattaataagctttttaaaaatctctactcgcaatttaccctctattatcctagctataaatataaaagaaatcgctcgtagcttaaataggagctctaagttcttattataggttttAAAACGGCTtcgaattatattaattatactaaaaaagtcgttttaatcgaaattacgtaccgcttcgtagtaataattagaggctttgcttataagtataatattaattactaaataatactcatattccctaattccgacttttttataataattataaaatatcgttagggtttctaataaaaccttatacttccccccaaaatataatttctcttttaaaaagatctttttaaggtctataaattacttcgtatttattactaaatttttaatatttatatacgatccctatgtcgctacgtactattaataacttcgggtcgtttacctccttttttattaaccaaTCGgcaccgaatttcgtattaataataataacaaattatagatcgaaataggcagaattatcgattattatacttctaatactatattttactccaatatatctttttataataataaatttccgttagtaattatagggaggaaatctaggtcgtttaccctttttttaaattcgttaaagtaattatacgctctatcgacctatacttagttttataatacgaattcctcttctataattatcgctattagtattttatatagctcttataattataattacgctaataatacccctcgcctataaaaaaatttattaactacttttacgattcctaagcttacgctcgtaaactatttatttaattaataactaaggtcgtttataatttcgtaaaataggggttacccctatagccccttttttttataaaccttagttaaataaattaataccgcgtcgatttacttaccgttaggctaatttataattttatatatttatatcccttaataatctaggttaatatttacttatttataagggattaggattctatttaaaatcgggtttcgtcctttttttctttattctaacttactaagggtcgtactctagcttttacttatattaataattattaacgtatttaatcttaatagggatatatttaatccgcgcgctagttattataaatccgtacttttattacttaacgaatttattagggtctaggaAATTCTTACTTCcttttactatctcgctactattcttatttttattatttttaataattactactacctttttaaatcgctagctatcgtacttattaagatcctcttttttatttagtataaaaaagtaggttttagtagttcctttttataataatagtagtaaacgtttatattattataagaaaatataataattagtctcgggatctttactagttactaatttttattatcccgtatatttctagcctcttaagcctcgtactctttataatctctaaataacttctttctttaacctacctcttctaaggtagtattctataagaataattaaaaataaatactaagtagctcgtaaaagagctatataagctattaagaactatataggccgttaagtatacttaataaagttaagccctcttttttataagattataaattttaaagacttattaaaaatacctattCATTATTTACACGTAATAgggttagatattttaaaaatcttattttttacggcctcttaataccttattttatattttttaagtagttttttttataacttaattatagttaagtaattattacttattagtcatcctttttattacttagttaattttttgaaattagtaattttgcgccgggagctaatataaaaagaagcctttaagtagctctctaaaagattcttttttttttcccttaaatcctcgtttttttagcctttttttaggctaataataactttaataagaggtcgtaagactactttagggtagccgcctttttcttaagttaatctccgagatctataatactcttaatttaatattattaaaacctctaaattccctcctcctttattaaaccgtcctctatatttttttttttttataatacccggggggtagttaaaagaattataaagaggttatttaaatcgtaagtttaaaatcgtactcataaaatccttataataataaacttttttatatattataaatctcttaatttaataactcttataaagttatttttattactaaataagaatatttatattttaaaatccccttttttaatcgcgtagtactcttttatattatattattaaactcgttcgccgtactaattaattaagtaaatagttattacgtaagtatttccttttattaatttaactaattaatttctaattacgggccggctatggaaaagtcgtttaataaaaaagctactcggggcgataataaaaggctagttatttaagtagttctgttaattaacgtagtttaacgtaataaacgtcgacctcttataagtaataaagggctataattacttaattccgtataatatttaagaattacctctttttttatttatttccgtaaagttaattagtataaatctcttatatcgtataatattaagaagttatctcttttacgtaataaaataccttaccgatttataataataaaatttaactactaattagtattaatatccctattataaaataattagttcgaaccgtagttagcgaagagattaattaaattatataaatatttacgtaataaatataaaaaggaggttttaattataagttaagctagctacgataatcgtaaatagggcccctaattagcccctgcgtagtcggctatatgccgcggtcgaattggacttccaatccgacagtagataatattaaactCGGAAATAGGAACGCTTTAACTGTTAAGGAATTAACATAACGTTAGAAATCGTATGGGAAATAGCATGCTTTAATTTGGGCATTTGGCTTTTAATTAGTCGGCTATTATGTttactttcttttatataggtatCTAAGGAGTACAGATAAGTCTCGATGATCTGGCTTATTTGAACTTCCAATTTGTGTACTGAAACTCACAGCTCGGCCGCTGCGACGACGGCTACGTTTCCATATGATGTCTTCAAAATGACCTTTCAATCTCAAAAGCGACGAGACAGCGGCCGAGAAAGAGTCGATCGTTCGAGCCTGTGCCGTCGAAACGTCTTATGGATCTGTCCAAAAGCACCGCGGACATTGATGGGAGCGACCGAGGCAATCTCGACCGGATCTTTCATCGCATTGACGGGCTGTCGCCTCCGGAACGGACGGTAGGGATAGGTTTTGGTCTAGAGATTGAAGAAGGTTCGAATTTCGACCTTCTGTGGCTCATCAGGTGGACATCTGTGGTCTTTTGCGTTGTGTTAGGCGTCATAtgggcggctaaaagggtaatatCGAGAGAAGGTTCGCCATTCAACTTGCCTAATAGCGTTCTCGATGGCTAGTGTGGCATTTTTGAAGTTTTCGGCGTCTAGGAGCTATTCGGGCAACGAAGAGACAGGCCAAAACGTGTAAGAGGGCTGTCTATCTCAAGGCCTGCAAATGTAAAGTCAATACATTTGGACTGGCATCTTTGAGGGTGGTAACGAGTAGTCTGCTAGTCCAGAGCTAGCTCAATCACATCCCTCTGTAGATGATTGCGAACTGGAGCAGAGCTAAAGAAAGACTGGAGCGGAATGTCATGATGCTATTTGACAGTAGACGGGATAGTTTGACGGCTATTCCTCGGAGACAAAGTCGCGGGTTATGTCAACAAAGAAAAGTATGTAAGATAGCTGGGAAGGACTGAGGCGAGGGATCGATGCGTTAGCAAGACACCTGTCATCCTGGTAATGCCAATCCAAAGTTGTCGTATACCATGCGCGGTAGCCTCATTCAACGACTGGGTGATAGCATTTGCGTCTGCAAGTTTGGGAATCCAACCAATCCAGCGACGCCGCGTTGGCTGCCTTCGGTGCCCGACCACACCAACGGCCCATTTCGTCACTCCGCTGCTATCGCTGAAGAAAGAGACAATTCTCCCATCGTTTGTGATAGCGCTTGCCTATTTTCTTTCTTCCACACACACCAAAGCAGGTGGTCACAAGATACTTGTCAGATCCCAGTAACACCATGGCGACTTTGTCCATCAACGGCCTTCAATCTTCACTCGGGAGGCTGAGCCTCGAAAAGCCTCTTCCCTCCTTTCCGGTTGCCGATGTGTTAGTGCGCCCGTTAGATATCTGGCGTTCTTACTTAGCCACTATCGTGGCGGAGGTGGCAGGCTGCGAACCAGCTGTTGCGTATGAAGCGATTCAGTCTACGGCTGCCATTTCCATGGGCGATCTAGCCATCATTCTGCCTCGTCTCAAGATCAAAGCGAACGCCGAGGCCGCAGCTGCACTGCTCGATAAGGTCATGACTCAAGTAAACTTGGAAGTACCTCCCTAGGCTGACAGAAATAAATGCAGTTTCCGAAGTCACCTCTATACACCTTTCCATTCGTCGACGGGGTTCACATCCGCATCTTTTCCTCCCCCTTCTTCCTTCCCAGACTTCTCATCCCCTTCATAGCCGACCGCAAAGAATTGTATGGAAGCGATGAAGTTTTTGGTTTGAGGGATGTGGCATCACCCGAGTCTGGTCGCAAAAAGGTCATCGTCGAGTTCTCGTCGCCCAACATTGCACAAGAGTTTGAAGGTAGGCACCTACGTAGCACAATCAACGGTGCTGCTATCGCCAACCTACATGAGCGGATGGGATGGGAGGTTGGTCGATTGAACTTTTTGGGCGACTGGGGCAAGAACATCGCTCTTCTCGCCGTCGGCTGGAACAAGTTCGGCTCGGAGGAAGCCTTTGCCAAAGATCCCATTCGTCACTTACTCGATGTACACAACCAGATCAACGAGCTGTTCAAGCCTGAGCAAGAGGCAAGCGCAAAGGCGAAGGAGGAAGGAAAGAATACAGCCGAGATTGAGTCACAGGGCATTTACGCTGAACGTGATGCGTTCTCCAAAAAATGGGAGGAAGGGGATGCCGATGCATTAGCCCTGACTACCAGGTTCCGCGACGTTTATGTCGAAGATTACACCAAAGCCTATGCTCGTCTCGGCATCAAGTTTGATGAGTATGCCGGAGAGTCACAGGTAACGCCGGAGTCAATTGCGGAAGTTGAGACAGTCCTCAAGGAGAAGGGGATATCCGAGGAGAGCGATGGTTCGTGGCTTATCGACTTCAAGAAGCACGGCGCCAAAGGTCTCGGGACTGGTATGATCCGTAACCGTACCGGCACGACCATGTACTTCTCCCGCGACCTAGCCGCGGTACTTGATCGTGAGAAGAAGTTTGCGTTCGACAAGATGATTTATGTCGTCGCTTCGGAGCAGGACTCTCATTTCCGCTGCGTGATCAAAGCACTCGAGCTAATGGGGAGAGAAGATCTCGCCAAGAAGATTCAACACGTCAACTTTGGCAAGGTTCAGGGCCTGTCGTCCCAACTCGGCAACGCGCACTTGTTGGGGGACATGCTGAACCAATGCGCCAACGCAGTGAGAGACGCCATGGCGACGGAGGAGAATGCTGGGGCCCCTCTTGCCGCCGCGGAGCCTTTCGGCATCACATCGCTTCTTGCTCAAGACATGCACACCAAGCGCAGCAACGGGTACGCGTTCGATAGTAAGAAGATGACTGAGTTCGAAAGCGAGACTGGCGCTCATCTCCAACTTCTTTACACCCGACTTTGTTTGACCATCAAGGA
The window above is part of the Colletotrichum lupini chromosome 9, complete sequence genome. Proteins encoded here:
- a CDS encoding arginyl-tRNA synthetase; this encodes MATLSINGLQSSLGRLSLEKPLPSFPVADVLVRPLDIWRSYLATIVAEVAGCEPAVAYEAIQSTAAISMGDLAIILPRLKIKANAEAAAALLDKVMTQSPLYTFPFVDGVHIRIFSSPFFLPRLLIPFIADRKELYGSDEVFGLRDVASPESGRKKVIVEFSSPNIAQEFEGRHLRSTINGAAIANLHERMGWEVGRLNFLGDWGKNIALLAVGWNKFGSEEAFAKDPIRHLLDVHNQINELFKPEQEASAKAKEEGKNTAEIESQGIYAERDAFSKKWEEGDADALALTTRFRDVYVEDYTKAYARLGIKFDEYAGESQVTPESIAEVETVLKEKGISEESDGSWLIDFKKHGAKGLGTGMIRNRTGTTMYFSRDLAAVLDREKKFAFDKMIYVVASEQDSHFRCVIKALELMGREDLAKKIQHVNFGKVQGLSSQLGNAHLLGDMLNQCANAVRDAMATEENAGAPLAAAEPFGITSLLAQDMHTKRSNGYAFDSKKMTEFESETGAHLQLLYTRLCLTIKELGADPTVLGEVDYAHLEEEEYTNLLRLMAQYPDVINAAYKTLEPSAVLTFLYRLAEQLLVCLDDDEGEGEDEEEETADDPVLDLARAVLYENARQVFENAYVLMTWCINAAQYAAMPDVLVLQALSLLAEDEYVGNK